AATGAGTGGCGATCCAATGGCACTGGGAAGCCTAACATTTaaggaaagaagaaagacCGAAAGAAGGGGTAATAAAGATGTAAAGTTCAGAGATGATTTGATGCCTGATAAAAGAAAGACCATTTtacttgtttctttgttattttttaaagataTGACAGCGGTTCTTGACACACTCTCTAAATACTTGCAGCAATGGTACGATGAATTGACCCAGACTTTTGATGGCAAAGACCCGATTGGTCCACTGAATGTCTATAGGTTTGCAGGAACCTTACAGGGGGAATATAGATCAAACCCTTATTTTAGACTTTTGTGTAATGTGGGTGGCATAGTCAACGGTGCCTTTATATCCAAAAGTGCCCAAAAGCTTTTAGATTTTAAAACAAATGTCGAACAAGCAATGGAAACCCCGGTTGATCCTGATATGTTGGAAGATATTCTCGATGACCCAAACATAGAAATTCAACAGTTACATCAATATAATAAAAGGCGGAAAAGAcaaaatgttgatgatgttgatgatgatccTGACCTTAATGATGGTTATGACTCATACCTCGAAGATGACAGCTATGGGGATGAAGTTGTTAATGATGGCGATGATTTGGCTGGCTCTGGAGATGAACAACAGGATGAATTAGAATTAATGGAGACTAGGTTGCAATCTTTAGAAAACAGAATCAAAGGCAAAGCGATGAAACGGACAGTTGATGGTCAGTTGGTTGAAATGGGCAAAAAActcagaagaaaaaaaagcaagaaatccaaagataaaaagaaaacacataaaagaaggagaattgttgaagacgataatgaaattgtttcaGATGGTGAAATTAAGCGACGGGCAAATTTGTCTAAACATATGATTTATGACAGTGATGAAGAAGCCAATGAAGATCCTAACTTCTTTGAAAGGGAGATAAAGCTGCATCAGCTATTACAAAAAAGACATGGTTTGATTACCAAAGAACAATATAACTCTTTAATGGACGGATCACtagatgttgatgatgttaGTGATTTAGACGATAATCTTGTCGTAGATACTGAAAAGGATTTAGAAATAACAGCAGCAGCCTCAAAGCCAGACAGAGAGCTACTCATTGATTTATTAAGAGGAGGGAAAAGTTTGTCTAATGATGAGGAGAATGTCATCATGTCAGGAGAAAGTTCCCATGAAAGCGATACctctgatgaagatgaaatttcCGAAGAGCATCAAGTTTCTGTAGAACTGGGTAGAATCAGGGATATGTTACGTAATAGCTCTGGTGAACCTGAAGTGTTCAATAATGTGGAGAACAAGAGACCTACGAAACTaagaattgttgatgatgaggaagaggaggaggaggaagaggaagaggaggaagaaaaaagaaagttgGCGAAGGTAAAGGATcaaaaaaacgaaaattTAAGATTAGCGGGAAAGCCGGGAGGGGATAATACAAATAGCGATGTGGCAGCCAATATTCATCCAGAGGAACAAATGCAAGAGACTGAGATAGATAGCCAAATGACTTCTACTAGCAGTGTGGACTCTACTACGCAGACTACTGAAAATACGGAAATTGATATTCTTAATAGTCTAAGACAAATTCACGACGTAATTAATTTACAAAACATCTGAAATTCTCCATCGACACATTTAGTTCCAAAATAGAGAGGTTATACTATATCAAATGTTCAGcaacgaaaaaaaaagctacCCTCAAATACAATGGCTATTACTAGGTGAGCTAAAAGTAGCATGTATTGTCTGTGCAGTTGATAAAACCATCACCAGAAACCCAAATGTTGCACAAGCGTAATATGGAATTTGCTGCTTCAGAGTATGGTTTCTCTTAGTTAGTTTGTTGTAACAGAGTGGTGGCAAAATATAAGCTATCAATGAACCAGATGTAGCACCTACTATCTCTAACACAGCGCCCAAGTTACACGTGTTGAGAGCAATTATTAAAGGAATTAAAATTAGGATTGCTGTGGTTGCCAAATGTTGCAATTTAGAGAAACCTTGAAATTTGTAGCTTGGATTCAAATTGGCTTTATAAATTATATATAGGTCCTTAATAACCTCTCTTAAAACATAAACCTCCAATGGTAAAGTTGTTATCATATTCATACCAAAGCACAATCTTGCAACATTCACCAACAAATCGTCACTTGGGAAATTGTTTAAGATATTTCCTTTAGTTTTATTACCAAAATTTAGAAATCCACATACGCCCATCAgacaacaaacaaatccaGATATAGCACATGATATATGTACGACTCTGTTGAATCTGTCCAACGTAGGTGTGTTTATTGAGTCATATATGAATGTTGTATTATGATGACAAACTAAGGCAAAGGAGATCACACTTACagcttgaaaaaatccaaCATTAACAAAATAGCTCAATGTTGGTATTGTTCCTTTAAAGTCAGACGATACAAAGGGCGCTTTGAACACCACTATTGAAATGATGATGGACATACTGACTAGTGCAAGTCCGCTTGCTTTTGCAAGTAGTGAAATATCCTTAATTATAGACAATGGAAAGCAAACAGCACAAACGCAGAAAGCCATAATAGAATTTCTACTAAGTATGTACGATAATATTGCAGAGTTGTTGATCTCATTGGCAAAAAGGGGCCTTATAACATGAGGAATAGAGTCTCCAATAATAATTATGAACCCGATACTGCCACCAAACGCAAATAGACCTTGTGACAACAAAACAACTACCTTACCTAGCTTGCCATACGTATATGTGACAAAACCTGTATAGGTTTTCGTCCCAGACAACTTGGTATTAATAATGATTAAACGGAGTGTCCAATCATTTACTATTGTCAAAACGGTCATTAACAACACACCTAAAAATAATCCTGAATTCAGAAAAGCCATGGGTATCCCCACTATACCAGCCCCTACTATCGAGTTGGtcatattgaaaaatgcTGCCTTTAGATCTGATCCAGATGATGGCGTCACCACGTCCATACTCAATGGAATGTTATCATTATCGTTACTACTTTCATTGCTTGTTTCTGACAGAGGATCAAATATACTTATTTCGTCTTGTATTTGATCATTATATTGTGGACCACCATCCCCAACTAGATCACTGTATTCTCTAGACATTCTTATAAAGTGTAGGGAGATCTAATGTTGTCATTAATTGATACTGCTTTGTCCATCATGAAGAATACACCATCGTTATCCGATTTCAGTAAAGTAGCTGCATCCAATGCGCCACGAATAAATGGTCCTGCAGAGAGTTTTCTATGCGCCACTGTCTTTTGGCGCATAAAAAACACCTGCTTTCGGTGAATTGCAGAAATTCGTGGAGAGAAATGGGCTCTATTTGTAAGTGCTGCTCACCTATACTTAGGTGCTGGTTTTATTTGACATAATACAATCTTTAAGCACATCGGCCATCTTTGACGGGTACCAATTGCGTCTTAGCACCGTTTCTAAATATACCCCTACACCAATAGTATCGGTTTCCTGCTAATAGTTGACCGTTCCAGTTTATACAAACTGCTTCAATTGTCATTTCAAGCTGGTGCTTCATCAAAcaattttattcttctCTATTTAGATAAACAGCTAGTTTTGCGCTTTTccgatttttttttgtcatACTGTTTGGGTTTTGATCAATCCAAACAGATTCTTAATTACTCAGAAAAAAGatagagaaagagaataaTTTCTGCATTACCatctaaatttttttccctGAAACAATCAAATTCCGTCATATTCTTGAACCACTTTGAAACATACTGACCACTTTATGAAAGCTTCCAAGAAATCAGAGAGTTCTGGCTCAGAAAACATTAATGGTGGTATAATGAACTCTCTCATTGGAAGCATGCGTAAATCGAGGACAAATAATTCCTCCAATGTTTCATCTCATTCGATGGAACGGCCGAAGGATTTATCAGCCCAATCAGTCAATAGTATTAATCCCAGAAGTGCATCGAATaatggttttttttccaaaggCAAAGTCAGTAACAGCTTTGGAGATAACTCATCATTTGACTCAATTTCTAGAGTGAATACTAATGCAAGTATAGGCACCTCTTCAACACACACATTCCATAGTTTGTCTCAAAATCATGCAAAGAAGATAATTGGAGGTTCAGGCTTTAGAAAAACTCACCGGCATACCATCTCTGATGATTTTGTCTTAGAGCCACCAAGTGATCCTAacgaaattgaaagaatgtTTACAGAAGTTATGCAAACTAGAGATTTTGAGAGTTTGCCTGAAAATGCCAAAGCCGAAATGTTAAATTACTCAATTGAAAGGAAATGGATGTTGATTCGTCAACAGAAATTAACTGAGTTTAAAAGACAGAGACTAAAAGAACTACCTGAGTTTCGGCCGTCTGCTGGACCAAATGATGCaattcaaatgcaaatgaaaGCACAGGCTGAACCAATTAGTTTTATTACTCTGCTTTTAAACAATACCATTACTACTGAACAACTAAAGGAATTGGAAGTTTATCTCACTTCCGAAGATCTAAATTGGatgattgattttttaaATCAAGATGGTGCTGTGTGTTTATGTAACGTCTTGAACAATTTGTACAAGACTAAACCATTGCTACAACTACCTGTGCAACATAAAACGAAAATGTTTACTAATGTTTCAGAATCGTATCAAacaattattgaaaaagaggCAAGATTGTTTAGATGCATTAAGGTGATAGCCTTGTCGACTGCAGGCactgaaaaaataaactcaATGATGTCTTTATTTATTCCCGTAATTTTTGGAGGCATGCTGTCACCAAGAGCCTGGGTTAAAAAGTTGGCGATTGACATTATTACTCATTATTCTTTTACATACAATAATCCTCGTCCTCTTTACTCAACACTaaaaaagaatatcaaCGAGAACTGCCATTTGATATACATCAAAGAGTTCTATGAAAACAGCACTACAAATGTTCGACTTGATAAACGTTCGCAGGTTATTTTGTCAAACATTAATGGTGTTACCAGATATGAAGCATGGATTTGGTGTTCTTTACGTACTTTCTTGGGACACGGGAAACTGGGTTCTAAAGTTGGTTCTTTTCCCGAATTTAAGTTTAGCGGCCCAATGGACATTTCTTATATTGCGGGTTATGCAGAATCTACCCTTCTCTTATTAAGATtaattattgaaaatgctgGCGCCTTGAAAGAGCGTCTACAGATGCGTAGAATCTTGCAAGCGTCTGGTTTACACGAGTTGATGGATCGTTGCGAATTGCTAGAAATACCTGAGGTTAACATCTTGTTGGAGGACCTGAATACACTGAATAACAACGATGATTTAGAGTTGCGGAAAACTAACGAATTCAAACAGCAAGAcatcaattttgaagacCCGACTTCTTTATTGACCGCTTTATGGCGTAATTCTAAAGGTACTAAGATAGGTGACTATTTGTTGTCACTAATCCAAAGTATTTTTCTTAATGCAAACTCAGATGAAACCAATGAGGATTTGATACGAAATCTAAAGTTAACCAATGATTTTGTGTCAAACATCACAATGGCAACATCAGTTGATGATAATAACATGAACATTAGCATCAACAAATTATTAGCTGCTTACAGGAGTGATGACACCGCAAAACAAGCGTTGCAAGAACAGAAGCGCACGAAGCTagagattgaaaaactaGAGGCGGAAAGAgataatttgaagaaacaattgGATGATGGATCTCAAGGTATGGTTCATACCTTACAAAATGAGCTAATTCACAGAGATGAAACGATTAGAAAATTTCGTGAAATTATTGACCGCAAAGATGCGGAGCTATACGTGATTAACAATGAACTAAAGAAGACCAAACTCGAAGCAGAGGAATATGCGAGAAAAACGATAATTGCAGCTGATAGTAATAAACCTAAACAGCATTTAGTTGAGTTGCGCCCAACACCGGGAAGGTCTGCGATTTCATCGAATATTAGACATTCGGCTAAGTCCAGGTCTAGGGTTGCTTCTGGTCACAAACCCTTATCTGGAACAATAGTTTCATTGGAATctttagaaaaagaagctAGGACTCTTGAAAACACAGACTTTGAAGAGTACCTTGACCAAATTCCAGATGCTAAAGACGTCAAATTAACCAAAGACAGAACTGCAAGGGATAGAGATGCAGATATGCAAACTTTGAATTCCCTAAGGAAAAGATTaaagtttttggaaaaagatGCCAACAACGTTATTAAGTATCAAAGTAAACTAGCGAATCAGGAATCGTTGGAGCAAAGAAAGTTGGAGGCACTTGAGCGGTTGAACAAGCTCCAATCAACTTTGCAGGATCTAAGGATACAAGAGTCGaaatatgaagatgaagaagaaagaaacgCTAAGAAGACATTAGATCCATATGGCACAATGGATAGGATTGATACATCTAAATCTAAAAAGTTAAGATCCGAGCTCAGTGAGATTGAGCAATTATGCGACAACCTAAAATTCCAGCTATCTCTTAAAGGCGATGAGAattatgatgaagattCGGACGAATTGGTTCGTAAAACACAAGAGATGTATACTACAGGGAAGAAGGTTCAACCTAAGGCCGAATTTAATGCGGGTCCTGTAGTCAATCCGATAACTGTGAAAAAGATGGACATGAATTCGATGAGACCGTTTTTAGGAGAGTTGGAACAAAAAGTCGGTAGAAAACAGCCTATTACTGAAGTAACGAACACCGATGACTTTCACGTTAAAGATCTAAATACCCCATTGCATGAAGATTCGAAATCAGCTGATTTTATTGGTCTTTCCTATAATGCTGATGACAAaaataagaagaaaatgattaCTCTTAACATTGGATCCAATGAAGAAACTAATGACGATTTAGATCATAAAAAACACATTATAAGAACTGGTATTGTCAAGCAACCTGGCTCCATGAGTACTGCTGAGTACCAAACTGAAGggaaaatatttgaagCTATAGATATCAACTCGATTAATACTACAGAGCATGCAAGTGGAAACATCCAGCGTAAGTATGTTCAACATTCTCAAGGTAACGGAAATGAAATTTGTGAAGAAGAGGCATCTGAGGAAATAGAAATAGAGGCTGGATACAAATCTAAGGATAAAATGAAAGTTAGAGTGCCAAGAGATAATACTATGAAACACTTTGACAATgaaacaattgaagatgacgacAATGATCTGCCAATCAGcagaaaatcaataacGAGCGATGAAGTATATGATAAACATAATACAGCACCTattcatcaatcaaatgAATCTCTGGAAAGAATAGAACAAGCAAATGTATCCTTACCTCTTTCAGCTGAGATCACTGAGCCTACCTTGGCAAATGAAACTTCTGCAATCATCAGAAATTCTGATTTATTAGCAGCAGATAAGTTTACCTCCGATTCCAAGTCTCTGGATGCCTCTTCTCAAGGTTCACAGTCATCCTCATCAACGGTAATTAGGGCTAATGTAGAGGCATCACCTACATTGCCATCACCTagttcatcatcatctctATCATCTCCACAagcaccagcaccagcaccagcaccagcacctcctcctcctcctcctcctcctcctccacCACCAATACACATTAATACATCCGGTTCTCCTATTCCATCACCTCCCCCATCACCTCCACCACCGCCACCCCTGATGTTTTCTGGTAAAAGTGTTTCTTCGATGTCTCCTATCATCACATCAAGTCCGTTTGATCATTTGCCAAggacgaagaagaaattaaagCAGTTGCACTGGGAAAAAATCGATGACATTGAAAACTCACTATGGTCCGATATGAATATCGAACAGTTTGCTGAAGTTTTCAGAGAAAAGGGTATCTTTGATAACATAGAAGATTTATTTGCTGCATTCGAGGCCAAAATGAATCCAAAAACTATTAAAGCTGATGTCGAAAAGAAATCGTTTTTAAGTGCGCAGCACAGACAAGAATTTAATATTTGTCTTCAACCTCTAAATAAAGATTCTGATATGGAAATTGTAACTAAAATATTGCATTGTTCACAGGAAATTttacaaagacaaaaaatTATGGAGTTACTAGCCAAGCCCGAATTATGCGAGATATCAAATACATTAGGAAAGAATTTAGAGCCATATTCAACAGAATGGAATTCAAAGGGGATCATCAGCAAACCAGATAAAGATCCAAACGAATTAGCCAGACCTGATAGAATATATGTCGAAACTTTCTATAATTTGAATCATTACTGGAGATCACGTATGAGGGTTTTAAATGTTATTACCTCCTTCAAGGAGGATTACCAATTGCTGAATAAACAACTGGATCTGGTCGAAGAGGCTACCAGAAGTATCGAAAGCTCcgaatcattgaaaatgttatttgaaattattcTACTGCTAGGAAATTATATGAACACCGATAACAAAAAAGCATTTGGGTTTAGGCTGAGCACCTTACAAAGGTTGAGTTTCTTGAAGAATCACAACAACTCGATGTCCTTCCTGCAATTCCTAGAAAAAATTGTTCGAAAAGACTTTCCTGAAGTCCAGAAGTTTGTCAATGACTTAAAAGCTGTTAAGGGTGCATCTAATATTTCGATCGAACATTTGGAAAAAGATTGTGTGTCATTGATTTCCAGTGTCAACAACATTGATACCTCGTTGACTACTGGTAATTTGAGTAATCCTGGCTTGTTTCATCCGGAAGACAGATTTTTAAAGATTGTATATAGAGAGATGCCA
The window above is part of the Pichia kudriavzevii chromosome 1, complete sequence genome. Proteins encoded here:
- a CDS encoding uncharacterized protein (PKUD0A02050; similar to Saccharomyces cerevisiae YEL064C (AVT2); ancestral locus Anc_1.80), which gives rise to MSREYSDLVGDGGPQYNDQIQDEISIFDPLSETSNESSNDNDNIPLSMDVVTPSSGSDLKAAFFNMTNSIVGAGIVGIPMAFLNSGLFLGVLLMTVLTIVNDWTLRLIIINTKLSGTKTYTGFVTYTYGKLGKVVVLLSQGLFAFGGSIGFIIIIGDSIPHVIRPLFANEINNSAILSYILSRNSIMAFCVCAVCFPLSIIKDISLLAKASGLALVSMSIIISIVVFKAPFVSSDFKGTIPTLSYFVNVGFFQAVSVISFALVCHHNTTFIYDSINTPTLDRFNRVVHISCAISGFVCCLMGVCGFLNFGNKTKGNILNNFPSDDLLVNVARLCFGMNMITTLPLEVYVLREVIKDLYIIYKANLNPSYKFQGFSKLQHLATTAILILIPLIIALNTCNLGAVLEIVGATSGSLIAYILPPLCYNKLTKRNHTLKQQIPYYACATFGFLVMVLSTAQTIHATFSSPSNSHCI
- a CDS encoding uncharacterized protein (PKUD0A02060; similar to Saccharomyces cerevisiae YNL271C (BNI1); ancestral locus Anc_1.82); protein product: MKASKKSESSGSENINGGIMNSLIGSMRKSRTNNSSNVSSHSMERPKDLSAQSVNSINPRSASNNGFFSKGKVSNSFGDNSSFDSISRVNTNASIGTSSTHTFHSLSQNHAKKIIGGSGFRKTHRHTISDDFVLEPPSDPNEIERMFTEVMQTRDFESLPENAKAEMLNYSIERKWMLIRQQKLTEFKRQRLKELPEFRPSAGPNDAIQMQMKAQAEPISFITLLLNNTITTEQLKELEVYLTSEDLNWMIDFLNQDGAVCLCNVLNNLYKTKPLLQLPVQHKTKMFTNVSESYQTIIEKEARLFRCIKVIALSTAGTEKINSMMSLFIPVIFGGMLSPRAWVKKLAIDIITHYSFTYNNPRPLYSTLKKNINENCHLIYIKEFYENSTTNVRLDKRSQVILSNINGVTRYEAWIWCSLRTFLGHGKLGSKVGSFPEFKFSGPMDISYIAGYAESTLLLLRLIIENAGALKERLQMRRILQASGLHELMDRCELLEIPEVNILLEDLNTLNNNDDLELRKTNEFKQQDINFEDPTSLLTALWRNSKGTKIGDYLLSLIQSIFLNANSDETNEDLIRNLKLTNDFVSNITMATSVDDNNMNISINKLLAAYRSDDTAKQALQEQKRTKLEIEKLEAERDNLKKQLDDGSQGMVHTLQNELIHRDETIRKFREIIDRKDAELYVINNELKKTKLEAEEYARKTIIAADSNKPKQHLVELRPTPGRSAISSNIRHSAKSRSRVASGHKPLSGTIVSLESLEKEARTLENTDFEEYLDQIPDAKDVKLTKDRTARDRDADMQTLNSLRKRLKFLEKDANNVIKYQSKLANQESLEQRKLEALERLNKLQSTLQDLRIQESKYEDEEERNAKKTLDPYGTMDRIDTSKSKKLRSELSEIEQLCDNLKFQLSLKGDENYDEDSDELVRKTQEMYTTGKKVQPKAEFNAGPVVNPITVKKMDMNSMRPFLGELEQKVGRKQPITEVTNTDDFHVKDLNTPLHEDSKSADFIGLSYNADDKNKKKMITLNIGSNEETNDDLDHKKHIIRTGIVKQPGSMSTAEYQTEGKIFEAIDINSINTTEHASGNIQRKYVQHSQGNGNEICEEEASEEIEIEAGYKSKDKMKVRVPRDNTMKHFDNETIEDDDNDLPISRKSITSDEVYDKHNTAPIHQSNESLERIEQANVSLPLSAEITEPTLANETSAIIRNSDLLAADKFTSDSKSLDASSQGSQSSSSTVIRANVEASPTLPSPSSSSSLSSPQAPAPAPAPAPPPPPPPPPPPPIHINTSGSPIPSPPPSPPPPPPLMFSGKSVSSMSPIITSSPFDHLPRTKKKLKQLHWEKIDDIENSLWSDMNIEQFAEVFREKGIFDNIEDLFAAFEAKMNPKTIKADVEKKSFLSAQHRQEFNICLQPLNKDSDMEIVTKILHCSQEILQRQKIMELLAKPELCEISNTLGKNLEPYSTEWNSKGIISKPDKDPNELARPDRIYVETFYNLNHYWRSRMRVLNVITSFKEDYQLLNKQLDLVEEATRSIESSESLKMLFEIILLLGNYMNTDNKKAFGFRLSTLQRLSFLKNHNNSMSFLQFLEKIVRKDFPEVQKFVNDLKAVKGASNISIEHLEKDCVSLISSVNNIDTSLTTGNLSNPGLFHPEDRFLKIVYREMPAMRREVNNLDNKKLIVLERFNTIMKYFKEDPDADEFARNSFFKKFSDFLESYSKISVENIQSEALQKKVEEAERIRETTKRKRDEKITGANIDLEKSIDKLKNSGLPERRNRLKELIVTSIHSASASRNEGAEDNEVKGIVHVNHESESLNQNLDDLSSPAGSLLEGYRIEADGSLVSLNGDDGTLELDENAVLSERLKKRLQQGRRASSGTQISES